Part of the Flavobacteriales bacterium genome, AATACTGGTACACAATATTTATGAATACAAAACGTTGGGATATTTGTACTTTATTTGATTAGGAATACAGCCTATTTTGAATAAATTTGAATTTTAGAATCCATTTTATGCAAAAAATATTTTTTGTTTTATCAATTTCTATTTTACTAGGAAATCTTTCTAAGAGTTTTGCTCAAACAGGAGGAGGGAATTTTTCGATACTCAATCGTGTTGCCGATGCTCATTCGTTGGCAATTGGAGGTAATGCCATGTTGAGTTTTGATTCAGACTTAGGGAAAGCTCTGTATAATCCAGCCTTACTTAATGAGAAAATGTTTGAAGCCGTTTCTTATGATCATGTATTTTTAAATAGTGGAATTCATTTGTCTCAAATAGGATATGCACGTGAAAATAAAAAATTTGGTTTAAACCAAAGCTTTTCTTTACAAGTAGCAAACTATGGATCCATGATTCAGACAGATGTTGAAGGCAGACAACTAGGAACATTCACTCCTTATGACATTGTATTACAAACTGGGGTTTCAAAAAAGATTAATGAACAAATAGCTTTGGGCTTACAAGCTAAACTAATTCATTCTGGTATAACTAGCTTTAATTCTCAAGGATTTTATATTGATTTTTCGGGTATTTATATTTCAAAAGATCAAAGAACTAAAGCCTCCATTTTGGTGAGAAATTTGGGTTTTGTTTTTAATAAATTTTCGGATAAAGCGCATACACAAAGTCCGTTAGATATTGAGGTGAATATTTCGGGAAAACCAGAACATGCACCATTTAGATGGATGATTAGTTTTGAACAATTACAATCTCCTGATTTAAGGTACGATGATCCTGATAACTATGTTACTAACTCATTTGATGATTCTGTAACGGAAGATAGACCCTCTATAGGTAATACCGTTTTAAGACATTTAAGTGTGGGAGCAGAGTTGCTACTTACAGAGCATTTTAATGTTCGTTTGGGTTATGATTTTGGAAGAAGTGAGGAATTATCGGCAAAAGATGTCGGTAAAACGACTGGTTTTTCTTGGGGTTTTTCATTTAAAGTAGCCAAAAAATATAAACTAAACTACGGTAGATCTACTTATCATTTGGCAGGACCAATGAATGCTATTAGTTTACAAATAAACCTAAACGATTTTAAATCTAAAAAGAAGGAAATCTAAATTTTTTCTCGATCCATTCTTACTAAAAGCCATTCTTTAAGTATATCCGCATCCTTTTTAAGATAAAAATCAATTGCTGGTTGATTCCAGTCAAGTACATTCCACTCTAATCGTGCTACCTGTTCTTTTCTGGCAATCTGTCGGGTAGTATTTAGTAACTGTTCGCCAATCCCATTTCCTCGATACTTTTCTGTAACGATAAGGTCTTCTAAATGCATTGTTTTCCCTTTCCAGGTAGAATACTTAAAAAAGTATAAAGATATCCCCACAACTTTTGATTCATGAAGAGCGATAAGCGTATCGAAAATTTTATTTTCACTAAAACCATCCCTAATAAACTCCTCTAAAGTAACTTCTACTGCATCAGGCTCTCTTTCAAAAACGGCAAGTTCTTTTATTAACTCAAGAATTTCTGAGGCATGCTTTTCTTCAGCTTTTTGAATATGAATATTCATTTTCTTAAATGTTTATATTAGAAAGTGTTTGTGGACTAAGGAGTTCTTCTATTTCCTCTAATCCAAGTATATCAAGTATTTGAGGAATCATGATAGTCA contains:
- a CDS encoding GNAT family N-acetyltransferase — its product is MHIQKAEEKHASEILELIKELAVFEREPDAVEVTLEEFIRDGFSENKIFDTLIALHESKVVGISLYFFKYSTWKGKTMHLEDLIVTEKYRGNGIGEQLLNTTRQIARKEQVARLEWNVLDWNQPAIDFYLKKDADILKEWLLVRMDREKI
- the porQ gene encoding type IX secretion system protein PorQ, which encodes MQKIFFVLSISILLGNLSKSFAQTGGGNFSILNRVADAHSLAIGGNAMLSFDSDLGKALYNPALLNEKMFEAVSYDHVFLNSGIHLSQIGYARENKKFGLNQSFSLQVANYGSMIQTDVEGRQLGTFTPYDIVLQTGVSKKINEQIALGLQAKLIHSGITSFNSQGFYIDFSGIYISKDQRTKASILVRNLGFVFNKFSDKAHTQSPLDIEVNISGKPEHAPFRWMISFEQLQSPDLRYDDPDNYVTNSFDDSVTEDRPSIGNTVLRHLSVGAELLLTEHFNVRLGYDFGRSEELSAKDVGKTTGFSWGFSFKVAKKYKLNYGRSTYHLAGPMNAISLQINLNDFKSKKKEI